A region from the Fusarium musae strain F31 chromosome 1, whole genome shotgun sequence genome encodes:
- a CDS encoding hypothetical protein (EggNog:ENOG41), whose protein sequence is MDKSNLNNCHIAIVAPSPEDYETARALLDGREPEYQLPSSGAACSLGQVGPHDVVLVGKAKDMTNVSVFVKDTVDDLLEAFPSIRAGFLIGVDATAPEGSLAKPGDIVVAFPQGFQPGQVQFDVSETIASNRISTTFEMSHPSSYIKSVINTIQSPEGRQSWDQYLQHQSSRAELACANDQQPAERNTDKANKILKGKVASSTHLLSDRDLANRVGCDNKIICFERAGASIKSRFPILTVCGILSSTDPYALKLNDSALRQIKIATVIYAMFVPNQINTTQLEHEHAFIDRFQYEAFDLETAGFRLVLLEKGVQSQLRCQLWQAYLNDIIPYESLSYTWGSQSTLHEIIVDKKILSITESLHEALWHLRKPDEDRMLWVDALCIDQTNIKERGHQVDHMREIYGKADKVVVWLGYLSGNATKLKSAVTILEAKLAEMPGIPRKWPREDPRWRSLWEQVEASLVPSCRKELVDGLQSFMGKSWFSRVWILQEVANAKRAVVSCNLGEIQSWIFALLPRVMDVKVSQQCQAVLDIMPHPVTSPTSRDQNRNLCGLLYKFRGCQATDPRDRVYALLGMAVDMQESGIRSDYAKDEQMLMQELYAYIVGEKWPAVETPASSIQEFQQKLPYISRDQLQKKLKGTRRTDLLEQCLLRQGLVANIGQEHLFNVMRHGTYFTNLVLDKSETPFRVSSDVGLQCLKRFPDVFEILLQRKVEG, encoded by the exons ATGGATAAGTCAAACTTGAACAATTGCCATATCGCAATCGTGGCGCCGTCGCCTGAGGACTACGAGACGGCCAGAGCCTTATTGGACGGACGGGAGCCAGAATATCAGTTGCCAAGCTCGGGAGCTGCATGCTCACTTGGACAGGTTGGCCCTCATGATGTAGTCCTGGTCGGAAAGGCCAAGGACATGACCAATGTCTCTGTCTTTGTCAAAGACACTGTCGACGATTTACTTGAAGCTTTCCCTTCCATTCGAGCTGGCTTTCTGATTGGAGTCGATGCTACAGCACCCGAAGGGAGCCTTGCCAAACCAGGCGATATCGTCGTGGCATTTCCACAAGGTTTTCAACCTGGACAAGTTCAGTTCGACGTGAGTGAGACAATTGCTTCGAATCGCATCTCAACGACGTTTGAAATGAGCCACCCGTCCTCATATATCAAATCTGTCATCAACACTATCCAATCTCCGGAGGGTCGTCAGAGCTGGGACCAATATCTGcaacatcaatcatctcGAGCAGAGCTTGCCTGCGCCAATGATCAGCAGCCGGCGGAAAGAAATACCGATAAAGCCAACAAAATTTTAAAGGGCAAAGTAGCATCATCTACTCATCTCCTATCTGATCGTGATTTGGCCAACAGAGTCGGATGCGATAATAAGATCATATGCTTCGAACGGGCCGGTGCCAGTATCAAATCAAGATTTCCAATATTGACGGTCTGCGGTATACTTAGCTCTACAGATCCCTATGCTCTAAAGCTGAATGACTCTGCGCTACGTCAAATCAAAATAGCCACAGTCATTTATGCTATGTTTGTCCCTAATCAGATCAATACCACCCAACTGGAACACGAGCATGCCTTTATAGATCGATTTCAATACGAGGCATTTGATTTGGAGACTGCTGGATTTCGATTGGTACTCCTTGAAAAGGGCGTTCAATCTCAATTGCGATGCCAACTTTGGCAAGCGTATCTAAACGATATCATCCCTTATGAATCACTGTCTTATACCTGGGGAAGTCAGAGTACGCTTCATGAGATCATAGTAGACAAAAAGATATTGTCAATCACTGAAAGCTTGCACGAAGCTCTCTGGCACTTGAGGAAACCTGACGAGGACCGGATGCTCTGGGTAGATGCTCTCTGCATCGACCAGACAAATATCAAGGAGCGCGGTCATCAAGTCGACCATATGAGAGAGATTTATGGGAAAGCTGACAAAGTGGTCGTCTGGCTTGGCTATCTGAGTGGCAATGCCACAAAGCTGAAATCTGCTGTCACCATCCTCGAAGCGAAACTTGCGGAAATGCCAGGCATTCCTCGAAAATGGCCACGCGAAGATCCCCGATGGAGGTCCCTGTGGGAACAAGTTGAAGCGAGCCTCGTACCATCTTGCCGCAAAGAGTTGGTGGATGGTCTCCAAAGCTTCATGGGAAAATCCTGGTTTTCAAGAGTCTGGATCCTGCAGGAAGTGGCAAATGCGAAAAGAGCCGTCGTGTCATGTAACCTGGGCGAAATTCAGAGTTGGATTTTCGCCTTGCTTCCAAGGGTTATGGATGTCAAGGTCAGTCAACAGTGTCAAGCTGTTCTGGATATCATGCCCCATCCAGTGACATCGCCGACTTCACGGGATCAAAATCGAAACCTTTGCGGCTTGCTGTACAAATTCAGGGGATGTCAGGCCACAGACCCAAGAGACAGAGTTTATGCATTACTTGGAATGGCGGTCGACATGCAAGAAAGTGGAATCCGATCTGATTACGCAAAGGACGAGCAAATGTTGATGCAGGAATTGTATGCTTACATTGTTGGCGAGAAGTGGCCGGCTGTTGAGACCCCGGCATCCAGTATTCAAGAATTTCAGCAAAAACTCCCATATATCTCCAGGGACCAACTCCAGAAGAAGCTTAAAGGCACGCGAAGAACAGATCTGCTAGAACAGTGTCTACTCCGACAGGGCTTGGTAGCCAACATCGGTCAAGAGCATCTCTTCAATGTCATGCGACATGGAACTTATTTCACAAATCTAGTTCTAGACAAGAGTGAAACTCCATTCCGGGTCTCTTCAGATGTAGGGTTGCAGTGCCTCAAGAGATTCCCCGATGTATTTGAGATCCTGCTACAGAG AAAAGTTGAGGGTTGA
- a CDS encoding hypothetical protein (EggNog:ENOG41), giving the protein MAVAASLPSRPALRVGIVTALGIFFFVVLFTFYSDTVRSPVEFAHRKAQQYCDSSHTTIIHSFTPTPTPVSTVTPEPTPETIRNCEDPYRRPGYLYIPKEPKAYRDTQWIPFTEDYLNSEPPEYAAYPPKHEIVFNDTAVEPEYLNAPGNPQQWMRMAVVESRRRRKAAEATVPPTRNTTVNDFVNMKDDNGLGWLWGRRVVMFGDSVDRYMTQFFCEEFDSKMYLPIQDKSGRQAKGICEVPAFNLTLVYLHSVGSFTYRPDWWWIENLKNVAWEERWNIFWKPHEAPIQGPSGRPDLIIWQNGLWDQRAFWEGGAAMHDEGDKPMTLKNRQMAWEEVRFVTARIKTIAKRLNDEFGDDIPIMFRALTVHRESGMGDAIMMEMDRLGRAVAEQAGHEMFEWARLIHLLGSLYQDGLHPGKGPASWLWGNMVLEYLARSAGSEVGGEARSPYFGGWNACHKDLSGWGGR; this is encoded by the exons ATGGCTGTCGCGGCAAGTTTACCGTCGCGCCCTGCGCTGAGAGTCGGGATCGTCACCGCACTGGgtattttcttctttgtcgTTCTTTTCACTTTTTATTCTGATACTGTACGATCACCTGTTGAGTTTGCGCATCGAAAGGCACAACAGTACTGTGACTCGTCGCACACGAC AATCATTCATTCTTTTACACCGACGCCTACACCGGTATCGACTGTCACTCCTGAGCCTACACCAGAAACAATACGTAATTGTGAAGACCCGTATCGTCGACCGGGATACCTTTATATACCCAAAGAGCCGAAAGCGTATAGAGATACACAATGGATTCCTTTCACTGAGGATTACCTTAATTCGGAACCACCCGAGTACGCCGCTTACCCACCGAAGCACGAGATTGTCTTCAATGATACTGCTGTTGAGCCAGAGTATCTCAATGCCCCCGGTAATCCACAACAATGGATGCGCATGGCTGTCGTTGAGAGTCGACGCCGTCGCAAAGCAGCAGAAGCTACTGTCCCACCGACGAGGAACACAACAGTCAATGACTTTGTCAACATGAAAGACGACAATGGCCTCGGCTGGCTATGGGGTCGCCGCGTCGTCATGTTCGGAGATTCCGTCGATCGCTACATGACACAATTCTTCTGCGAAGAGTTCGACAGCAAGATGTATCTCCCCATCCAAGACAAATCAGGCCGCCAAGCCAAAGGCATCTGCGAAGTCCCCGCCTTCAACCTCACCCTCGTGTACCTCCACTCCGTCGGCTCCTTCACCTACCGCCCCGACTGGTGGTGGATCGAAAACCTCAAGAACGTCGCCTGGGAAGAACGCTGGAACATCTTCTGGAAGCCCCACGAAGCACCCATCCAAGGCCCCTCCGGTCGCCCCGATCTAATCATCTGGCAGAACGGTCTCTGGGATCAGCGGGCTTTCTGGGAGGGTGGCGCGGCGATGCATGATGAGGGTGATAAGCCGATGACTTTGAAAAATAGGCAGATGGCTTGGGAGGAGGTCCGTTTTGTGACTGCGCGTATAAAGACGATTGCGAAGCGGCTTAATGATGAGTTTGGGGATGATATTCCGATTATGTTTAGGGCGTTGACGGTTCATAGGGAAAGTGGTATGGGCGATGCTATAATGATGGAAATGGATCGTTTGGGCAGGGCTGTGGCGGAACAGGCCGGCCATGAGATGTTTGAGTGGGCCAGGTtgattcatcttcttggcagcctATATCAAGACGGCCTGCATCCTGGGAAGGGACCGGCCAGCTGGCTTTGGGGGAATATGGTCTTGGAGTACCTCGCGAGATCTGCTGGGTCTGAGGTGGGTGGCGAGGCTAGATCGCCTTACTTTGGCGGATGGAATGCCTGTCATAAAGACTTATCTGGCTGGGGAGGGAGATAA
- a CDS encoding hypothetical protein (EggNog:ENOG41): MPIGNIYVIAGVSVVGGALFGFDISSISAQLGENSYKCYFNQGPKGPPFDDDEDCSGPTSLNQGGITASMAAGSWLGALVSGILSDRLGRKYSIMVGCIIWIIGSIISCASQNIGMLVVGRIINGFAVGIESAQVPVYIAEISPPSKRGRFIGMQQWAITWGILIMYYISYGCAMIGGRHSSDYSTAAFRVPWGLQMVPGVFLFFMMMLLPESPRWLARKDRWDECHGVLTLVHGHGDPDHPFVALELQDIKDMCAFEASIADVTYLDLFKPNMINRTVIGIFTQIWSQLTGMNVMMYYISYVFSMAGYKGNANLLASSIQYIINVLMTIPALLWMDKWGRRPTFLIGATLMCTWMFANAGILAAHGTEIPKDERDSPQVSMSVGGSAAKGLIACTYLFVASYAPTWGPASWTYPPELFPLRLRGKGVAFATSSNWAFNTALGLFTPVAFENITWKSYIIFGVFNVAMFIHVFFMFPETAGKTLEETADMFEDPNGIKYIGTPAWKTHVATHLTTKAEKGDVEAKLGAAHEEDARHSVATTEK; encoded by the exons ATGCCTATTGGCAACATCTACGTGATCGCCGGTGTCTCCGTCGTAGGCGGTGCACTCTTCGGCTTTGACATTTCTTCTATCTCTGCTCAATTGGGCGAGAATTCTTATAAATGTTATTTTAACCAGGGTCCCAAGGGACCGCcatttgatgatgatgaggattgcAGTGGACCTACCTCGCTGAACCAGGGTGGTATAACGGCGAGTATGGCTGCTGGTTCGTGGCTTGGTGCTTTGGTATCAGGCATTCTCAGTGATCGTCTTGGACGGAAGTATTCCATCATGGTTGGCTGTATCATCTG GATAATCGGGTCTATCATCTCCTGTGCCTCTCAAAATATCGGCATGCTCGTCGTCGGCCGTATAATAAACGGCTTCGCAGTCGGAATCGAATCCGCCCAAGTCCCCGTCTACATCGCCGAGATCTCCCCCCCTTCCAAGCGCGGCCGCTTCATCGGCATGCAGCAATGGGCCATAACATGGGGTATCCTGATAATGTACTACATCTCCTACGGGTGCGCCATGATCGGCGGCCGTCACTCCTCCGACTACTCCACCGCTGCGTTCCGTGTGCCGTGGGGTCTTCAGATGGTGCCGGGCGtgttccttttcttcatgatgatgttgctgccCGAGTCTCCGCGCTGGCTGGCGAGGAAGGATAGGTGGGATGAGTGTCATGGTGTGCTTACGCTTGTGCATGGGCATGGGGATCCTGATCATCCGTTTGTGGCGCTGGAGTTGCAGGATATTAAGGATATGTGTGCCTTTGAAGCCTCGATTGCTGATGTTACGTACCTTGATCTGTTCAAGCCCAACATGATCAACAGGACTGTCATTGGTATCTTTACTCAGATTTGGTCTCAACTTACTGGCATGAACGTCATGA TGTACTACATCTCTTATGTCTTTTCAATGGCAGGATACAAGGGCAACGCCAACCTTCTCGCGTCATCTATCCAGTACATCATCAACGTATTGATGACCATCCCCGCTCTTCTGTGGATGGATAAATGGGGACGCCGTCCCACGTTCCTCATCGGCGCTACTCTCATGTGCACGTGGATGTTTGCCAACGCCGGTATTTTGGCTGCTCATGGCACTGAGATCCCTAAAGACGAGCGTGACTCCCCCCAAGTATCCATGAGTGTTGGTGGAAGTGCTGCAAAGGGCCTCATCGCCTGCACATATCTCTTCGTCGCCTCTTACGCACCAACCTGGGGCCCAGCCTCATGGACATACCCCCCCGAACTCTtccctcttcgtcttcgaggAAAGGGTGTCGCGTTCGCTACATCATCCAACTGGGCCTTCAACACTGCCCTTGGACTCTTCACCCCTGTTGCTTTTGAGAACATCACCTGGAAGAGCTACATCATTTTTGGTGTCTTCAATGTTGCAATGTTCATCCACGTCTTCTTCATGTTCCCCGAGACAGCTGGAAAGACTCTTGAGGAGACCGCGGACATGTTTGAGGATCCTAATGGTATCAAGTACATCGGCACTCCAGCTTGGAAGACTCACGTCGCTACTCATCTTACCACCAAGGCGGAGAAGGGTGATGTTGAGGCCAAGCTTGGTGCTGCACATGAGGAGGATGCTCGGCATTCAGTTGCTACAACCGAGAAGTAA
- a CDS encoding hypothetical protein (EggNog:ENOG41), translating to MSSEKIPDQNPESLSPNTETSRKPQPVTLDLLPTEILLQISGEPGKDQDTISAEEFKGLCLLSPLLSQVYLQLYYLGDNCGPFRQALRSANVKAMDRCAQSGAVPDTTWELPESDGCQCISERRHTHHRPIDELLESVYLGKVPIEKGINALKWLLERRFDMKEQKDQAWYEANTHCDHFPEFLITMLSKSPDRTYTEGICQMIKLVQSYGYSLPFAMNLDTYWHLDERDRLSPGLVRKPLDEALRSHCPPYFIEVIMQDYIRRRVDFSSIHVVPPVFMESWAGKHKFVYDYTWTSLVFTQGQQWWKFTNLLETAWGLFLDLMDPSTNWAEQYRGEASDILEQKIKILAKYGILNQIEEEMLGSIVEAMRSMSTPTKTSSITEVTDWDAQCCWDTLVKALRPYTIDWDVYTVDNWTSGEGDIDTWDDAHRYHRFIIDREWNPYEMYHNYQLQNSHTRPMLNRPWGSKGVARGVDGRWMDREWTRVVHREDRLPPCEVKGEDEDGDHPLMICDDWRLPEWIHGQSYREIEKVVSERWIDLYVTRGIVPRFP from the coding sequence ATGTCTTCCGAAAAAATCCCTGATCAAAATCCCGAGTCCCTATCTCCTAATACGGAGACCTCCCGGAAGCCTCAGCCAGTCACACTGGACCTTCTCCCTACTGAAATCCTTCTACAGATTTCAGGTGAACCCGGAAAAGACCAAGACACCATCTCAGCGGAGGAGTTCAAGGGGTTATGCTTGCTCAGCCCTCTTCTCAGCCAAGTGTATCTTCAACTTTACTATCTTGGGGATAACTGCGGCCCGTTCCGTCAGGCACTTAGAAGCGCTAATGTCAAGGCGATGGATCGATGCGCCCAATCTGGAGCTGTGCCTGATACGACATGGGAACTGCCTGAATCTGACGGTTGTCAATGCATCTCTGAGCGCCGACATACCCACCACAGGCCTATCGACGAGCTACTGGAGAGTGTGTACTTGGGCAAAGTCCCCATTGAAAAAGGAATCAATGCCTTGAAGTGGCTCTTGGAAAGGAGGTTTGACATGAAGGAGCAGAAAGACCAGGCGTGGTACGAGGCAAACACGCATTGCGATCATTTCCCCGAATTTCTGATCACTATGCTGAGCAAGAGTCCTGATCGGACCTACACAGAAGGCATATGCCAGATGATTAAATTGGTACAGAGCTACGGCTACTCACTTCCTTTCGCCATGAATTTGGATACTTATTGGCACTTGGATGAAAGGGATAGACTTTCCCCGGGCCTCGTCAGGAAACCATTGGATGAGGCCTTACGTTCTCACTGCCCGCCCTATTTTATTGAGGTCATCATGCAGGATTATATTCGCCGCCGCGTCGACTTTTCGTCTATTCATGTCGTGCCCCCTGTTTTCATGGAATCCTGGGCGGGAAAACATAAGTTCGTATACGACTACACATGGACCAGCCTAGTTTTCACCCAAGGCCAGCAGTGGTGGAAGTTCACAAATTTGTTAGAAACAGCATGGGGTCTTTTTCTGGACCTTATGGACCCTTCGACGAACTGGGCAGAACAGTACCGTGGCGAGGCTTCAGATATCTTGgagcagaagatcaagatccttgCCAAGTATGGGATTCTCAACcagattgaggaggagatgctAGGAAGCATTGTGGAAGCCATGCGATCTATGTCTACTCCAACAAAGACTAGTAGCATAACCGAAGTCACCGACTGGGACGCTCAGTGCTGTTGGGACACGCTTGTCAAGGCACTCCGACCTTACACGATTGACTGGGATGTGTATACGGTCGACAATTGGACCTCAGGAGAGGGAGATATTGACACCTGGGACGATGCCCATCGATATCACCGTTTCATCATTGATCGTGAGTGGAACCCGTATGAAATGTACCATAACTATCAGTTGCAAAACAGCCACACCAGACCTATGCTCAACCGTCCCTGGGGAAGCAAGGGGGTTGCGAGGGGAGTTGATGGGCGGTGGATGGATCGCGAGTGGACACGCGTGGTTCACCGCGAAGATCGCCTACCGCCTTGTGAGGTAAAGggggaagatgaggatggggaTCATCCCTTGATGATCTGCGACGACTGGAGGTTGCCAGAATGGATCCATGGCCAGAGCTACAGGGAGATTGAAAAGGTTGTCAGCGAGCGCTGGATCGATCTTTATGTCACAAGGGGTATTGTCCCTAGATTCCCTTAG